The Brachyhypopomus gauderio isolate BG-103 unplaced genomic scaffold, BGAUD_0.2 sc195, whole genome shotgun sequence DNA window ACCACATTTTCACCTAACCTAATTGAAATAACCTAAACATGTCAATGTAAATTCTTAGTCTAATATAACATAAATAATGAATATCCTAGTGGAGACAGTAGAGACTAGGTTATCCTACTATTTCTTACCactgttgcgaataacgccgttaaaaataacggcgttaggtaacagcgtcattttgtcagtaacggtaTAATATAATTCATTCCTTTTCCTGTCGTTTACCACGCCGTTgacattactggtcattaaaagcggtgcgttactatatattgatatactaacagtaatccaagcgggccgctgcccaggctagtgaggagtaacagatctcgataggtcacagttctcggtgtaacacctgtttaacttaacaagtcagtaagcgattggctaaggcagcgttatggtagccaatcagatccagtgtttttacacgtgtgCCGAAGCACaaccagtgacacacgacacaaacggagaagaggcagaaatggcgagttaggagcaagccgaagaaaaattattattttcaaggtggtgatataaacattatttaagaaaatacttgaagttcctgaatgtctaccagactgggtatttgatttatttaattaagaatagaggctttattgttaagtttacttctgttgtgaacaaaacagttgtctcaggttgagagaatttattttaatttgatagatgtaaatgcactttatatagtgtaactgtttatttttattttattttattttttaacaaagatttgggattttaaatgattttatcctgcactggtctgttgatgtgcaataaatatcaaaagttaaacacctttctgatctactcatttcaactgactgtgaaaactgctttttcaaaaaatccttattcattggcatataacttttttttactgtaacgcaaatagttactttccctggtaacgagttacttttttgaacaagtagttagtaactataactaattactttttttaaagtaacgttcccaacactgtttcTTACTAACTGCATAGCGAGCAGTGTGATGTTTCTGGTGTGGACGTGCAGTGTTTGGAGTTGAGGTGGAGATTCCTCCCTCAACAAGCCCGTTTAGATTAAGATCACTATAATATAACCTCTATAACCTCCAGCTCCTCACTGGCACATCTAACACGTCTTTGCTGTGAGCATCAATACGACGAAGCCTACACAAGACTTTAATCCTGTGCAGCTTTAGATGTGCATTTCTTAAGATAGGACACACCCAACGAAGGTTGGAAATAACGCTCGATAGTCGAACAACAACTGCCTAATATTACACCTCCTAGCGCAGACTTCACACACTCCTTTCACATCTGAATACACCAATATACTCAAATATATTCACACACTCCTTTATACTCAAATATATTCACACACTCCTTTATACTCAAATATATTCACACACTCCTTTATACTCAAATATATTCACACACTGCTTTCACATCTGCGAGAATACACCAATATACTCAAATATATTCACACGCGAGGTGCTGGTTTTAAACGAGACCGGCCGCTCCCGCGTCACGGCGCTCTTACTGCGCTGCGCTGTCACTCAGCGTCTTATCACCGCCCCCGAAGAACTTTTGACCAATGGCGTGAGAAGTTCGGGAACGACATCCGCTTACGCATGCGCACTGGTCACGGCTCGGTGCGCGCGGGAGAGACGAGTTGAGACGGACGGAGCGGGAAGACTGGAGTGAGATTACCTGAAGACTGGAGTGAGATTATGTGAAGACTGGAGTGAGATTACCTGAAGACTGGAGTGAGATTATGTGAAGACTGGACTCATGTCGGTCTGCCCGCACTGACGGACGCAGTTCGTCGGTAGTTCCGTGACCGTCTCTTCCGTGCGGTCGCAGCCAGTCGGCTAACCGTCGGGAGGCGCTCGAGCGTCAGCTGCGTTAGATCCGCGTTTAGAAACGACACGTTAGTCACAGACGTGCCGACGACTCGCGTCTTCTGCCCTCAGACTAAATAAAGCGCGATTTAACGGACCGCCCGGACCGGGACCGGTCAACTCCCACACGGCGTGGTGAACGTGAACTACGCGCCGTTCTGGAAGTTTCTACGCTGCGTCTTGAACTCGGTGCAGGGACATGGAGGAGGACTTCAGTCAGTCCCTCACCCCGCCCGTGTCTCCCTTCACGGTGGAGGAGCTGCCCGTCTCCAGCCGCCCTCCCCacttctcctgtgtgtgtgacccgGGGAGAGAGGAGTCTTGTCGGCTGTCGTGTGAAGGCTACGTGGGCCGGGGGGCGTTAAAGAGGTACAGACCGGTCCTCCTTCATCTGAGCTGGGGGACGGTTCTGCAGCCCACACAGGGCGCTGGTCTGTCCATCAGGGACCAGGacgtttgtaaagctgctttgtgacagcgTGTGTCGTAAAAAAGGgctgtttaaataaatttgatGTTGACTAATATTCAAATAAGGGTGATTGAACACGTATACATCACATAAGCTATAATGTTTAGAGTGTAATCTTGGTTGTTTTCATCCTGTTGAGATTGCTGTTAAAATTGGACCCAGCTCCTGCGGATTTTGATGCAGACACTGTAGATATTTTTGGCTTCCCTTGGGTGACGGAGACAGCATTGGTGGAGTCTACCACACTTCTGTTTGGCTTGTTCAGGTGAGTGTGCAGATTGTATGAGATTTGGAGAACAGCCACACTGTCTGCTGACAGAGTCTATTAATTTCCTAATCTGTCCACTCTTTCAGGCAAAAAGTGTTCAGACTGGAATCTCTGGTGCACTCCAGCTCACAAGGCTTTGGTAAGCAGTCCTTTTCAACCTCTATGACAGTGGTCTTGATTCTAAAATGGACAGAGCAGTGTTAAAGATCATACCAGCCTTTAAATGCTTTTGTAGATCATCAGTAAACAGAATCTCTTTTTCCTATTTACATCATTATGCTCTAACATTAAATGGTTGGATAATATTTGGAAGACTAGCCTTATTTTTTCTAAAGAAACATACCACCTCCAGTACATTTGCATATGGGAATCAggataaatctttttttttccaaatgtaTGGACCAGTTAggtttttattgtttgtttattgttagGTTTTAGTCTAATTTAGGGTATGGTGTGGAAAAACTCTAAATGCCTATCAGGGTCCCCTCTGTTGATCCCTACACAGTCATATTAATGTCTAAATGACGTTTCCTCTCACCTCACGTTTCAGGTCAAGCGAGCAGCCTTCATTACGAAGCTGAAGAGCTGAGACAACAGTGCACACTCTTCCTCACATATGTTAAAGTCTTCATCTACAGGTGCGTCTGTCTAAAGCCAGGCCAAGAACGGCAAAAAGCAGAATTTTGGAGAGCATGCCAACCTGAACGTCCATTTCTCCCAAGGTTCCTGGAGGCTACACCCGCACTGGATGAAGGTCCGGCTCACCCGTTTGCGAGGCTGGAGGCGCAGCTGCCGTCCACGCTGGTGGAGCAGTTGTTCAGCATGACGCTCCTCATGGGCCGCCTCAGAGACCTGCCTGCCCACGTCCAGAGCACCTACACCATCCAGCACCCTGGGAAGGTGGGGCTGCTCACACATCCCCCTCTCAATGTGAACGGGCGCGTGAACGGAGAGAGACGTCTGCTCTATCTTCTCTCTCCAGCTGCTGCCTCCAGCCTGGCATCTGTTGCACCTGCACCTGGACGTGCACTGGGCTGTGCTGGAGATCCTGCACCTCCTGGGTCAGAAGATAATGGGTGAGGAGCACGGAAAGGTTCCTTCTcaatatatatcaatatatatatatatacacacacacacatgtgcacacaccctcgctggccactttattaagtACACCAGTCAAACGGcccattaatgcaaatgtcgtTTCAGCCAGTCACATGCCAGCAACCCAGTGCATTGCCAAAACAATCTTCTatagttcaaaccgagcatcagaatggggaagaaaggtgatttaagtgactttgaatgtggttgttggtgctagataggctggtctgagtattttgGGAACTTCAGAAACAGGTGCTTTTCaagcacaaccatctctagggtttacagcaatggtccaaaaaagagaaaatatccagtgattagcagttctgtgggtgcaaatgctttgttgatgccagaggtcagaggagaatggccagactggtttgagctgatagaacggcaacagtaactcaaataaccagtcgttacaaccgaggcacgcagaagagcatctctgaacacacaacacgtcaaaccttgaggtggatgggctacagcagcagaagacacaccaggtgacactcctgtcagctaacaacaggaaactgaggctacagttcacacagactcaccaaaattggacaatagaagattggaaaaacgttgcctggtctgatgagtctcagtttctgctgcaacattcagaAGGAagagtcagaatttggcgtcaacaccatgaaagcatggatccatcctgccttgtatcagcggttcaggctggtggtggtacaGTGGTGTGGGGGAGGAATGTCTCCAGTACCTTGTTAAGTCGGTCACCAAGAATTAAggaagttctgaaggcaaaaggggctCCAACCGGGTACTAGCGAGGTGTTCCTAATAAAGtagctggtgagtgtatatatacatatttataaaaataaatatgtatatatacacgtATTTGTCCATATTTGTTCTTACAACTCTGGTTCTTTAGATTTCACCTCCCATGATGGTGCTGTTGATAAAACATGCAGAATGTTGTTTCCCATCTCATCTGATCGGTCCAGTGAGGGTGCTTAGGTCACCTTACCTTTGAACCCTTCTGAAACCAGCATGATGTTGGGTGCAGGCTGTAAACTTGAGGCTTTATGATCACTCCTGCTGTTACCCGTACCAGGTCAAGTGGTGTATGCCCACCAGTTTGTGGATTTAACAGGAGAAACCCTCACCAACATCAGCCTGTTTGAAGACCACCTCAACaacctgctgtgtgaccttgtGGGCCTGGCTATGAACAAGTATAGTAAAGTGGGTGTCTGCACATCTGCTTATAAATATGAGGTAATGTCATGAATAtatgtgtggtggggtgtgacaTTCACCATGTGACGTGTCTGTCTCCAGGTGAGGGCTAGCGAGGCCCTGAGCACCACTCACTACCACTGTGTGTGTTCCAAAGAGCTCTGGGTCCTCATCATTCACCTGCTGGACCACAGGAGTAaaaccctccacacacaggtacacacaccactacacacacacacgtaaatgtGCATAAACTCGGAGTCCACTCACGGATGCTGGTGGACACAGTTAAACTCATCATGCTGGATCGTGTCTTCTCAGTCCTTTTGGGCCTATGTGAACACACTGCTCCAGTCTGTCCTGAAGGGGGAGCTAGCGAGACAGGAGCTGGGGCTCCCAGCTCACTGTAAGGACCCGCTGGGCTTTACCTGGTGGCTGCTCACACACATCGCACAGCTGGGCATGTTCGGCCGCAACGGCACCCTTCAGAACCAGGTACTGCAGCACCAAGCAGGGACAGACTTCTGGCCTCACGGTCACATGCTACTGAAGGCCTCGGTTTATCTGGTTCAGGTGTTAGATGTTTTGTTAGAGGTCTGGAACTAAACCCTGCAGGGTGGCAGATCTCTAGGAGTTAGACGCCCCCTGCCTTTATGAATGGAACACACATGAATGGCTTGACTCTGAAATGGGTCAGCAGGCTGTGTGTCAGTTTAGAGGAGTAGTTTCACATGGATGCCgttgcactgtaaaaaaaaaataaaaacctcaCTAACATGTTTGTGTCTTtcagaaacagatggaggataATTGGAGCTTTGTGTCTGAGCTACTGAAATCCAGCTGGGATGTGAAGGTGATGGTTTTGTTTAGATGGCTTATTCAGAGGGACACTATAGACAGCCAGACTccagcgcgtgtgtgtgtgtgtgtgtgtgtgtgtgtgtgtgtgtgtgtgtgtgtgtgtgtgtgtgtgtgtgtttttgtgtgtgtgtgtttttgtgtacttcTGTGTGCACTGATTTAAAAATCTTCACAATCCGTGTTTAGCAAGGCACggtttgtattgtgtgtgttgtgaaggttttgtgtgtgtgctatggCAGGCCGGGTTACAGGAGGAGCACGTCCGCATGCACGTACACTGTTGCCTCAGTCTCAGTCTGATGTGGACGTCTAATGTCGGCGCTGTGGCCACTCTCTGGGAATACTTCAGCAAGAACCTGGTGTGTTAGCCACAGACATTTCGTCATGACTTGCATCATCCCACTGCCACACAGAGACCTGTAAGAGTTTAAATAAGACTCACTATCTAGAAATCTAAGCCTACTTTATTCTCACCCGCTGCTTCAACCGAAACGGCACTTGAGTGCACACAGTGTCGGGTGCTGACAGTGGCTCACAATTCATCAACCCCTTCCTCATTCATCAATGctctgtttctgaccacagagcCACTGCTAATCAGATAACATTGTAGGGGAGGACTGTTTACCTCAAGGCAGAAATAGCAGcgacgtgtgtgtgggtgttattGTTGAACTTTAGTTTTTCCATGGAGATGCTGATGGAGTGCTTCATAAggcctcattcactcactcacttcatCTTTCTCCATGTTGCTTTGTTTGGATGTAGAGTGGATCGTTCTCTGTGCCCTGGTTGGGTGTGTCCGGATTGGGCAGtgttagcccctcccccctcgcTCTACTGGAGCAGGCCAAGAGCTGCagcagccccgcccccctggCTTCCACCAGCCACACCCAACTCTACCTCTCGGCCAACTCGTTCCTCATCTTCCTGCGTGTGCTGGCACTGCACCTGAAGCAGGAGGGAGCCCCTGGCGCCCCCTGGAGGCAGATCAAGGGCAGGCAAGTGGCGGAGTGCAGCTGCATCTGCAGTGTTAATAATCCAGGGTTGGGTGAAGTGTCCTGTAGTGCAGCTGCATCTGCAGTGTTAATAATCCAGGGTTGGGTGAAGTGTCCTCTAGTGCAGCTGCATCTGCAGTGTTAATAATCCAGGGTTGGGTGAAGTGTCCTGTAGTGCAGCTGCATCTGCAGTGTTAATAATCCAGGGTTGGGTGAAGTGTCCTGTAGTGCAGCTGCATCTGCAGTGTTAATAATCCAGGGTTGGGTGAAGTGTCCTGTAGTGCAGCCGCATCTGCAGTGTTAATAATCCAGGGTTGGGTGAAGTGTCCTCTAGTGCAGCTGCATCTGCAGTGTTAATAATCCAGGGTTGGGTGAAGTGTCCTCTAGTGCAGCTGCATCTGCAGTGTTAATAATCCAGGGTTGGGTGAAGTGTCCTGTAGTGCAGCTGCATCTGCAGTGTTAATAATCCAGGGTTGGGTGAAGTGTCCTCTAGTGCAGCCGCATCTGCAGTGTTAATAATCCAGGGTTGGGTGAAGTGTCCTGTAGTGCAGCTGCATCTGCAGTGTTAATAATCCAGGGTTGGGTGAAGTGTCCTGTAGTGCAGCTGCAT harbors:
- the mms22l gene encoding protein MMS22-like isoform X4 translates to MEEDFSQSLTPPVSPFTVEELPVSSRPPHFSCVCDPGREESCRLSCEGYVGRGALKRLLLKLDPAPADFDADTVDIFGFPWVTETALVESTTLLFGLFRQKVFRLESLVHSSSQGFGQASSLHYEAEELRQQCTLFLTYVKVFIYRFLEATPALDEGPAHPFARLEAQLPSTLVEQLFSMTLLMGRLRDLPAHVQSTYTIQHPGKLLPPAWHLLHLHLDVHWAVLEILHLLGQKIMGQVVYAHQFVDLTGETLTNISLFEDHLNNLLCDLVGLAMNKYSKVRASEALSTTHYHCVCSKELWVLIIHLLDHRSKTLHTQSFWAYVNTLLQSVLKGELARQELGLPAHCKDPLGFTWWLLTHIAQLGMFGRNGTLQNQKQMEDNWSFVSELLKSSWDVKAGLQEEHVRMHVHCCLSLSLMWTSNVGAVATLWEYFSKNLSGSFSVPWLGVSGLGSVSPSPLALLEQAKSCSSPAPLASTSHTQLYLSANSFLIFLRVLALHLKQEGAPGAPWRQIKGRIYAKFHARRMAELSESGLHHFLLLFLVLACCADLEDVAGRACDLLGLLPGATGPGVRALQWRGQLALTLLYGERGLDLAAPAARLAASFASAAREFYLKTTEPARRAALWPLLASYLEGVGEVWETSATLCLSEEKLLGEGFSLLLPACRAAELSTALGFLQTALAQLRRVQQLCHQRTCSADSSSCASPPSVAKERHLAVATALWSHFFPFLRSLRLSQTPPPQLADAGAGFTLLALDMPNSAPQDLQPRPVQAIMQCFGWDEMLCPLLVTRYLNHLLQNGDLVSWLGSGSGSSVAQALCVRAWIRCLLQQYLHKSPDAHNSRTGRTLDEQLAGMTRLVFGLPELESLLQTADLQVSSAKMEARPALALFIKSVGRVYSGLQLLSERTSLVCRALEYVGDILKYIKPYLLNRSTEGLQLTYWALGYMVKMWSPLLATAKALPLLLRIVDVLLLPHALLQQDKAPPTQLVSAIRDTLPLYLQVVSLCPAPEGRGSGGASYRS